The following nucleotide sequence is from Prosthecobacter sp..
CCTCCTTCACGATCTTCACCACTCCCGCGATGCCCGGCACGTCGCAACTGGAGTGATAAAAGAACCCCAGATCGCCCACCGCCATCTGATCCCGCATCATGTTCCGCACCTGATAATTCCGCACCCCATTCCACGGCTCCGTCTTCTTCGGGCGCGCCTTCAGATGGTCAAAGGAAAAAACATCAGGTTCGGATTTGAGAAGCCAGTGATTCATGGAATTGCCCCACGGAATACACGGAAGTCACGGAAAGGGAAATCCAAGTTCAAGCTTCTATTAAAAGTTCAGACTGTGATGTTGCCTCGATGGCCAGAATCTTTGTAAAGTAACCGCGTCAGGATGAGAACCATGTCTGAGATAATCGACGCACAAAAAGACACATGCGCACAACACCATGCCGTGTTTGACCCGCCGTCACCAAGTTCACGCGTTGGCATTGCTCTTCAGACACTGCATCTCGCTCCAATTCAAGGAGTGCGCGTAAGTCCTGACGATGGAACCAACGGTTGGTTCTTGTGGGCCGGGGAATGGTCTGCTGCGGATGACTTTTTCCAACCAATGTGCTACGAGCACTTGGCAGAGCATTGCCCTCTCGCTCTGCCGTTTCTCTCGCTGCCTCCTGGCTGGCGGTTTCTAACAGATGGAGCCTACATTGACGTTTGGCACGATCCCAGCTCACTCACAAACGTCTGAGTCTGACAATCACACCGTGATCAGCCGGTTCCGCGCCGTGATGGGCCAACGTTCGGTCGTTTTGCCGACTTCGATGACGTAAGCCTCGCCATGCATCGAAACGGTCGGACAGACGTGACGTGGGATGCCGTGGAGTGCTTGGCCGATGGTGAATTCGTGGGCGCGATCGGTTTCGAGGACGAGATGCTCCTCGCTCTGCATCACGGCGACGGCATCGGGCAGTTCCTCGAAGCGGACGCGAGGATGCGGGTTCTCAGGGGCGACGGATTTGTGGCCGAGGTCGAGCGTGATGCGGTTCGTGCCCGGCTTGCTGATGACGCGGGCCAGCAGCACGGCGGCGGGCTGGAAGGGCAGATCGGCGGGGTATTTGTCTCCATAACCAAAATCCCACAGCACGGTGGTGCCGGGGCTGAGGGTGCGGTCGTCATATCCCGCATGGATGCCGAACGTCGGTGAGCCACCGGCGACGAGTTCCTTCACGACGATGCCCTCGCCCTGCAAACGGCAGCGAAACTGCAACACCGGCTCGAACGCGGCATCGCAGCGCTCGCGACGCACATCAAGGCTTTCGTCATGAATGTGGCCGTCGTAGGCGTGGAGACCGCGAAACTGGAGTCGCGGCATGTCCTTGATGACATGCGCCAGCATCGCGACCGCATCACCGGGCACGATGCCGGTGCGGGCCATGCCGCAATCGAAATCCAGGTAAACACCGAGGGTGACGTTGTGCTGCTGCGCGGCGGTGGCGAGAAAGCCGATGGTCTCCTCGGCATCGGCGATGCTGGAGAACTGCGTTTCGGGAAATTTGACCGCGAGTTCGGCCAGACGATGCGCATTGATGCCGACGCAGGGCATGGCGAGCAGCACATCGGTGGCACCGACGGCGGCGCACATTTCTGTTTCAGCGATGGTGGAGGTCTTGAACTTCGTGATGCCAAGCTTGATCTGCATCGCGATGACCTCCGCAGTCTTGTGCGTCTTCACATGCGGGCGCAGGCGTTTCGCATTGCCCGCGATCTTGAGCATGAGTTGCAGATTGTGCTCGATGCGACTGCGGTAGAACAGCAGTGCGGGCGATGGGATGTCAGCTTCGTTTTCGACGTGGAACCAGGCGGGATGCATGGCTCATCGTGGCGAGCACCGCTGGCGCGGTCAAATGCGGGCGTGATGCAGATTTGAGCGCCAGACTGGCGCTAGCTGTTCTTCGGCATCCAGTTGTCCTGCTTGGTGTCGTAGGTCGGTTCTTTTTCGTCAGGCTCGAGATCCACGGGTTTGAATCCGTCACAGCCGGAGAGCATCACGAGAGCGGCGGCAAGAAAAAACAGGTTCGGCTTCATGGACGGAAACTGCGGCTTCCTTCGAGAAGGAGCAAGCGGACAAATGGACTGGATGAAATACCTTCATCCGACGACTCACAGTGCAGGCTTGACCGCGCTGCCACACACCGTCAGCATCGGGGCACCATGACACGAGCCACCCTTGCCTTCACCTTTGCCGCCCTCACCACCACCGCCATCGCCGGGGAAAATTTCCTCGTCTATTTCGGCACCAACACGAACGCCAAAAACGGCAGCAAGGGCATCTACGTCGCCCGGTTCAACTCCGCCTCCGGCGAGCTGACGCAGCCGGAACTCGCCGCCGAGGCCGGCAATCCGGGCTTCCTCGCGATTCATCCGTCGAAAAAATACCTCTACACGATTGGCGATGTCACCACGCCCGATGGCAAAAAAGGCGGCGGCATCAGCTCCTTCGGCATCGACCTCAAAACCGGCAAGCTCACGCCGATCAATCAAGCCAGTGCGGTCGGCAGCGGTCCCTGCCATGTGAATGTCGATAAAACCGGCAAGATGGCCGCCCTTGCGAATTACGGCAGCGGCAGCGTCGCCTCGTATGCCATCAAGGACGACGGCTCTGTTTCCGAAGCCGCCAGCTTCTTCCAGCACGAAGGCTCCGGTGCCGATCCGAAGCGCCAAGCCGGTCCGCACGCGCATTCCGTCAATTTCAGCCCTGACAACCGCTTCGCCTTCGCCTGCGATCTCGGCTTGGACAAAGTGCTCATCTACAAAGTCGATCCCGCCACTGGCAAGCTGACGCCCAACGAGCCCGCCTTTGCCAAAACGCCTGCTGGCGGCGGCCCGCGTCACCTCGCCTTCCATCCCAGCGGCAAATACGTCTTCGTAAACAACGAGATGGCCATGACCGAGACCGTCTTCGCTTACGACGCTGAAAAAGGCGCGCTCACCGAGATCGAAACCGTCTCCACCCTGCCGGAAGCCGACCGTGGCAAGACCGGCCTCAGCACCGCCGAGAGCCTCGCGCATCCGAACGGCCGCGTGGTCTATGTTTCCAACCGCACGCACGACACCATCGCCGTCTTCGCCTGCGATCCGGCCACCGGGAAGCTCACGCTGCTGCAAAACGTCCCCGTCGAAGGCGAAATCCCCCGCAACATCTGCCTCGACCCCACCGGCAAGTGGCTCATCGCCGCGCACCAGAACAGCGGTACGGCGGCGCTTTTCAAGGTCGATCAAGACAGCGGCAAGCTCACCTTCACCGGCACCAAGGTGAACGTTCCCGGCAGCATCTGTGTGCGTTTCCTGGCGCTTGATTAACCCGCCATTGACCGTATTCTCGCGCCCCCCAAAACCCCAGATTATGACCCAACTCGACCAGCTCAAGCAGCACACCGTCGTGGTCGCCGACACCGGCGACTTCGAAGCCATGAAGGCCTACAAGCCCCAGGACGCCACGACGAATCCTTCTCTCATCCTCGCCGCTTCGCAGAAGGCGGAGTACAAAGCGCTTGTCGATCAGGCAATCGCTGATGGCAAATCTGGCGGCGTGGACGGTGTGATGGACAAACTCGTCGTCGCCTTCGGCCTCGAAATCCTCAAGATCGTTCCCGGCCGCGTGTCCACCGAAGTCGATGCCCGTCTGTCCTTCGACACACAGGCAAACATCGACAAGGCACGCCATCTGATCGGCATGTATGAAAAAGCCGGCATCAGCCGCGAGCGCATCCTCATCAAGATCGCCTCCACCTGGGAAGGCATCAAAGCCGCCGAAGTGCTGCAAAAGGAAGGCATCAACTGCAACCTCACGCTGCTGTTCAGTCTCGCGCAGGCCGTCGCTTGCGCCGAAGGTGGCATCAAGCTCATCTCGCCGTTCGTGGGCCGCATCCTCGACTGGCACAAGAAGAGCACCGGCAAGGATTACGCCGCCACCGAAGATCCAGGTGTGATCTCCGTGACGCAGATCTACAACTACTACAAGCACTTCGGCTACACGACCGAGGTCATGGGCGCCAGCTTCCGCAACAAGGGTGAAATCACTGAACTCACCGGCTGCGACCTGCTCACTATCAGCCCCGGCCTGCTCGGCGAACTCGCCGCGAGCGAAGAAGCCCTCACGCCGAAGCTCAACGCCGCCAACGCCAAGTCCCTCAAGATCGAGCGTATCGGCAGCGATGAAAAAACCTTCCGCTGGTTGTTCAACGAAGACGCCATGGCGACTGAAAAGACCGCCGAAGGCATCCGCAACTTCGCCAAGGACATCGTGAAGCTCGAAACGATGGTGAAGGCGGCCTTGGGCTGAGGCCCAAAGCGTCAAGCAATGGTCAAGTCGTCGTCAAGAGGTCAAGACGGCCACTTCTTGACGATTTCTTGACCTCTTGACCACTCCTGGACAGTTCCGCTCCCATGCTCACCAAACGCATCATTCCCTGCCTCGACGTGAAGGAAGGCCGTGTCGTCAAAGGCACGAAATTCCTGCAGCTTCGCGATGCAGGCGATCCGGTGGAGTGCGCGATGGTTTACAACGCGCAGGGAGCCGATGAACTCGTCTTTCTCGACATCACCGCGAGTCACGAGGAACGCAAAACGATGGTCGATGTCGTCGCACGCACCGCCGCGAGCTGCTTCATGCCGCTGACCGTCGGTGGCGGCATCCGCACCGTGGCGGACATGCGCGAGATGCTCATGGCCGGTGCCGACAAAGTCGGCATCAACACCGCAGCCGTCAAAACGCCGCACGTCATCGACGAAGCCGCCAACGCCTTCGGCTGTCAGTGCCTCGTCGTCGCCATCGACGCCAAACGCAACGACCGCGGCTCCTGGACTGTCTTCACCCACGGTGGTCGCAACGTCACCGAACTCGACGCCGTCGAATGGGCCGCTGAAGTCTGCCGACGCGGCGCGGGCGAGATCCTGCTCACCAGCATGGACTCCGACGGCACCAAGGCCGGTTACGACATCGCTTTAACTCGTGCGGTGAGCGAAGCCGTCACCATTCCTGTCATCGCCAGCGGCGGCGCGGGCAATCTCGACCACATGGTCGATGTTCTCCGCGATGGCAAAGCCGACGCCGTCCTCGCCGCCAGCATCTTCCACTTCGGTGAATTCACCGTCGGTGATGTGAAGAAATATTTGGGCGCACGCGGTGTGCCGGTGCGTCTATAACAAGCAATTCTTGCCTGCACACGGAGGTGGCATACACTCAGGCTATGAGCCTCACGGACTTTCCTGATCTCGCACGCCTGCCGAAAGGCCAGCGCATGAAACTTGCTGACGAGCTTTGGCAGTCCAGCGTGGACGACAGCTCCAAAGTTCCCGTCTGGCATCAGGAAACGTTGGATCAACGTTGGAGTGATTATCGCAATGGCAAGGTGAAGCGCATTTCGCTCAAGGAACTCGAACGTCGCGTCGCCAAACGGTGAAAAGCCAGTCCGTCGAGTTTTTGGAGATCGTGGAGCATGATCTCCGCTATGCACGTGACTTTTATGATTCATGGAAACTGAATGGTGCGAATGACTTTCAGGAGCGTTTCCGCGAGAGTGTTTCGTGGATCGAATGGAACCCGGACATGTTCCCCAGACAGTATCGCAGCTTCCGTCGTGCCATCATCAGGCGATCTTATTTCGCGATTTACTATGTGATCGAGCCTGGAGTGACCACCGTCGTCGCTGTTCTCGACATGCGTCGTGAGCCGAAGTCCATCCAGTCGCTGCTCAAAGGCAGGAAGTCGTGATTCTCTGCTTGGAATCGCATATGCCATCCGTGTAGGCTGCACGCATGACTCCGCAAAATCTCTCCCGCCGTCAGTTCGGAACCCTCGCCAGCGTCAGCGCCATCGCCGCAATGCTGCAAACGCAGATCGAAGCCGCTGACAAGGCCGCAGGCGGAAAGGTGCGTCACTCCGCGTGCAAGTGGTGCTACAAGGACATCCCGCTGGAGGATTTCTGTCTCGCGGCGAAGGAGATCGGCCTGGAGTCCGTCGAGCTGCTCGATCCGAAGGACTTTGCCACGGTGAAGAAGCATGGTCTGCACTGCGCCATGGTCAGCTATCCCACCATCGAAGGTCCCGGTGGCGTGAAAATCGGGCCGATTCCGAAGGGTTGGAACCGTGTCGAGCATCACGACCTGCTCGTGCAAGCCTACGAGCCGCTGTTGAGAGACTCTGCCAAAGCGGGTTTCAAACAGGTCATCTGCTTCAGCGGCAACCGCGAAGGCATGAGCGACGAGCAGGGCCTCGAAAACAGCGCCAAAGGCCTCCAGCGCCTGCTGCCGTTGTGCGAGAAGCTCGGTGTCACGCTGGTGATGGAGCTGCTCAACAGCAAGGTGAACCATCCCGACTACATGTGCGACCACAGCGCCTGGGGCGTCAGCCTTGTGAAGAAACTCGCCTCACCGCACTTCCGGCTGCTCTACGACATCTACCACATGCAGATCATGGAAGGCGATGTCATCGCCACCATCCGCCGCGATCACGAATCCTTCGCCCACTACCACACCGGCGGCGTCCCCGGCCGGGCCGAAATTGATGAGACGCAGGAGCTGAACTACCCCGCCATCATCAAAGCCATCCAGGAAACCGGTTACACCGGCTACCTCGGCCAGGAGTTCATCCCCAAGCGCAAAGACAAGCTCGCCTCGCTCAAGCAGGGCGTGCAGATCTGCACGGTGGGGTGAGTGGTTGTAGCAGCCGTTGAGCTGCCCTTGTTCAGAATCAGCGCCGCAGAACCGTAGGCCGGATGTGTCCGGCGCGTTGCACTCCGCATGCACGCTTTGCATCCTTCGCCGGACTATCCGGCCGATTTGGGTATCGGTGAAGCTATCGGATGCGCAAAGCCGGATAGTTGGGCGATGTGCATCACGCCAGATGCGGGGTTCTTTTGCGCCCAACACATCCGGCCTACGTTCTCTCTCACCGCAGCGGCTCCGTACCCTCGCTGAGGATCGAGAGATAGGCGTCGTAAGCATACAGGCGGCCGTGCTTGCCGCCGTTGATCTCGCGGACGATGCCGAGGGTTTGGATGCGTTGCAGAGCTTTCGTGGCATCAGGCAGTTCTCGTGGTCTTCATGGAAGATGTCCGAAAAGCGGCGTGCGACCTGTCCTTGGTTCATGATTGAAAGAAACTAGGCGGTTTCTTTCAATCGATCCGGAAGATCGAAAGTTTCTATCGTTTTGTGGCCAATAATGAAAGAAAACTGGCCAAACCTTTCAATTCGACAGCCCAAATGTCAGAAGCTGAAGTTTACCGCTCTCAAGCAGGCACAGGCACCAGTTTCTCCAACTCCTCCGCCGCCTTTTCCCACTCGCTGGTGAGTTTGGGAATCTTGGTCTCGACGGCTTCCAATTCAGCGCTGAGAACGCGGAACTGGGCGGCGTCGGCATAGATCGCTTCTTCCTGGAGGAGATTGACGATCTCGTGCTTGCGCTTGTCGAGCGTGGCGAGTTCCTGCTCGATCTTGAAAATGCGCAGATCGAGCTCTTTTTTGGCTTTGCTGAAGGCATTGCGGGCATCGGCATCGGCACGGCGCTGCTGCTTGCTCTTGGGCGGCTCACGGACGGCGGGAGCGGTCCAGGTGGTCGGCTGGGCGTTGTGGAGCGTGGCGGTGAGGGCTTCGCGGGCGGAGCCGGCCTTGGATTTGTCGAGGTAGTATTGGTAATCCCCGGCATAGGGCGTGATGACGCCGGCGCTGACGTGCAGGACTTGCTTGGCCATCTGGCGGATGAAGTGGACGTCATGGCTGATGAAGACGAGCGTGCCTTCGTATTGATCGAGCGCGCCAATGAGCGCGTCGATGCTGCCCATGTCGAGATGCGTCGTCGGCTCGTCCATGAGCAGGAAATTCGGCGGATCGAGCAGCAGGCGCACGAGCACGAGGCGTGATTTTTCACCGCCGCTGAGCACGCCGACGGGCTTGAAGACATCATCGCCGTGAAACAGGAAGGAGCCGAGCAAGGTGCGGCACATGTTTTCACCGGGCCGGCTTGGCAGGTCCATGGCGGACTCGAGAACGGTGTGACGCATGTTCAGCACATCGCCGCGATACTGGGCAAAGTAGCCGAGTTTGACGTTGTGGCCGAGTTCGCAGGCACCGGCCTGCGGTGTGAGCGCTCCGGCGAGAAGTTTGAGCAGCGTGGATTTGCCCGCGCCGTTCGGGCCGACGAGCACGGTGCGCTCGCCGCGCTCCATTTCGAGATTGAGGCCGCTGTAAACGGGCTGCGTGCCATAGGCGAAATCAACGTCCTTCACGCGGATGACACGCTGACCGCTGCGAATCGGCTGCGGGAAGCGGAACTTCACCGTCTTGGCGTCAGCGACAGGCGCATCGACCTTTTCGATGCGGTCGATCATCTTCGCCTTGTCCTGCGCACGGGAGGCGAAGTTGGCCTTCGCTTTGAACTTGTCCACCCAGGCCTGCATCTTGGCGAGTTCGCGCTGCTGATTGTCGTAAGCACCCTGCAACTGCTCGGCGCGTGCGGCTTTCTCGCGCAGGTAGTTGTCATAGTTGCCGACGTAGCGGGTGATCTTGCTGTGGGCGATCTCGAGGATGCTATTGGTGAGCGCATTGAGAAACTCACGGTCATGCGAGATCATGAGGATGGCGCCGGAATAGCTCTGAAGGTAATTCTGGAACCAGATGAGCGATTCGAGATCGAGATGGTTCGTCGGCTCATCGAGCAGCAGCAGATCCGGCTCCTGCACGAGCAGGCGTGCGAGATGCGCGCGCATCACCCAGCCACCGCTCAAAGTGCGGGCGTTGCGCTCGAAGTCGGATTCGCGAAACGCGAGACCGCTGAGGATGCGCTTGGCTTTCGGCTCGATTTCCCAGCGGTGATCCTCGTCCACATGACCGGTCGCCAGTTCCAGCACTGTCACATCCTCAATCGGCGCGCTCTCCTGCGGCAGGAAGCCGAAGCTGATGCCGCGCTCCATGACCACCTGACCATCATCCGGCGTGGTATCCTGAAGCAGGAGCGAGAAGAGCGTCGATTTGCCGGCTCCATTCGGGCCGATCAGGCCGATTTTTTCGCCACGGTTGATGTGGAACGACACCTGGCTGAACAAAGTGCGGCCGGCGTAGGTTTTGCTGACATTGGAAACGGAGAGCATGCGGGAATTTGGGGGCGTGCATAGTGGCCCTGATTCGTCTCCTGTCGAGTTTGCAGGCGATTTCATGCCCGCTGGGGAAAAAGCAGCCGCTGGCAGGCGTTTGCACTCCCACATGCATCCCCCGCGCCTTTTCATCGTGTCGCTGTTCGCGACGAGTTTGTTGGTCTCCGCCGAAACCAACACACTTCCGCCCGGCTGGCATCAGTTTCGTGGTCCAAACCGCGATGGCATCTCAGCGGAGACCGGCTTGCTCAAGTCCTGGCCGGCGGAGGGGCCGCGGCTGCTGTGGGAGATCAAAGGCGCGGGCGCCGGCATGGGATCAGTGACGGTGGGGAAGGGGCGCGTGTTTGTGGTGGGCAACCGCAAGGAGGGCGTGTCGCTCACTGCCTTCGATCTGATGACGCAGGAGGAAGTGTGGAGCACGGTGATCAGCGACAAACGCGATCAGCCGAACGGCGCGCCGACATTTGATGGCGAGCGGCTGTATGCCGTGAGCAAGGACGGCGTCCTCGCGTGCTGCGACGTGGAGAGCGGCGAATTGCTCTGGCGGAAGAGCTACACGGCCGATCTCGGCGGCCTGATCATGAGCGGCTGGGGCTTCAGCGAGTCACCGCTCGTCGATGGCGATCTCGTGATCGGCGTGCCAGGCGGCAATGACAGCATCGTGGCCGCGATGGACAAGAAATCGGGCATGGTGAAATGGAAGTCGTCGCTTCCAGCCGATGTGGGCACGCGCGGCAAAGATGGTGCGGGTTACACTGGTGTGGTGATCTCGAACGGCGGCGGTGTGAAGCAATACATCACCCTGGTGGGCCGCGGACTCGTCAGCGTGCGAGCCAGCGATGGCAAAACGCTTTGGACCTACAACGCGGTGGCGAACGGCACGGCGAACATCCCGACGCCGCTGGTGTGGGATGATTATGTCTTCACCTCATCCGGTTACGGCACGGGCGCGGCGTTGCTTCAGCTCAAGAAGGACGGGGATGGTGTGGCGGTTGAGGAGAAGTATTTTCTCAAGGCCGCCACGTTTCAAAACCACCACGGTGGCATGGTGCGCATCGGTGATCACATCTATGCCGGTAGCGGCCACAACAACGGCATCCCGGTCTGTCTCGAATGGAAAACCGGCAAGGTCGTGTGGGAGCAGAGCGAGCGGCCCGGTCGCGAAAGCGCGGCGGTGATCAGCGCCGAAGGCCAGCTCTATTTCCGCTGGCAGGACGGCACCATGGGCCTCATGGAGGCCACACCGAGTGGCTACAAGCTGCACGGCACCTTCAAACTGCCCGCCGTCAAAGGCCCGAGCTGGCCACACCCGAGCATTCACGAGAAGAAGCTGCTCATTCGCGCGCAGGATCAGATTTTCTGCTACGATCTGGCGGCCGGTTGATTGTTTCTACGATCAGCACCATGCAAAAGTGCCACTTGGCGTGGCGCGTTCTTTGTGAAAACTTGCCACTCTTGAATATGAAACCACCCGTTCTTGCTCTCTTGGTCTGCGCCGCAGTGTCTCTGCATGCGGCGGGGGATTTGTCGAAACCCATCGAAGCTCTGCGCAGTGTGCAAAAAGAAGGGCAGGGAAATGAGGCGGCAGGAAAGGCGTGGCAGGAGATCGTGAAAGCTGACGCGACGAATCTACCGGAAGTGCTCAAGGGCATGAACGGCGCGAATCCGCTGGCCGAGAACTGGATCCGAGCCGCTGTCGGTGTGATCGCGGATGAGGCGCTGAAGGCGAAAAAACTGCCGGTGGAGACGCTGGTGACGTTTTTGAAGGACGCGCAAAACAGCCCCGGACCACGCGTGGTGGCGTTTGATTTGATCCAGCGTGCGGATGCGAAGCTGGCGGAGAGCTTGACGCCAACGCTGCTCAATGACGTGAGCAGTGATCTGCGCCGTCATCCGGTGGCGAAGTTAATTGAGGCTGGTGACGCTGCTTTGGAGAAGAAGGACAAGGATCAAGCGGTCGCGGCCTTCACGAAGGGTCTCGGTGGTGCCCGAGACGAGGATCAGATCAAGGAACTCACGAAGAAGCTGCGTGATCTGGACCAGAAGGTCGATCTGCCGAGGCATTTTGGCTTCCTGATGAGCTGGAAGCTCATCGCGCCGTTCAGCAACGCGGATCGCGGCGGTTTCGACACAGTGTATCCGCCGGAGAAGGAGCTGAAGTTCGACGCGAACTACGAGGGGAAGACAACGGCAGTGAAGTGGGTGGATTTCACGAGCAAGGACGAGTACGGAAAGATCGACTTCAACAAGCCCTTCGGCATGGAAAAGAGCGCGGTGGGCTATGCGGCGACGGATTTCTTCAGCGAGAGCGACCGGCCGGCGGAGATCCGCATCGGCTGCAAAAACGGCTGGAAG
It contains:
- a CDS encoding D-TA family PLP-dependent enzyme is translated as MHPAWFHVENEADIPSPALLFYRSRIEHNLQLMLKIAGNAKRLRPHVKTHKTAEVIAMQIKLGITKFKTSTIAETEMCAAVGATDVLLAMPCVGINAHRLAELAVKFPETQFSSIADAEETIGFLATAAQQHNVTLGVYLDFDCGMARTGIVPGDAVAMLAHVIKDMPRLQFRGLHAYDGHIHDESLDVRRERCDAAFEPVLQFRCRLQGEGIVVKELVAGGSPTFGIHAGYDDRTLSPGTTVLWDFGYGDKYPADLPFQPAAVLLARVISKPGTNRITLDLGHKSVAPENPHPRVRFEELPDAVAVMQSEEHLVLETDRAHEFTIGQALHGIPRHVCPTVSMHGEAYVIEVGKTTERWPITARNRLITV
- a CDS encoding lactonase family protein gives rise to the protein MTRATLAFTFAALTTTAIAGENFLVYFGTNTNAKNGSKGIYVARFNSASGELTQPELAAEAGNPGFLAIHPSKKYLYTIGDVTTPDGKKGGGISSFGIDLKTGKLTPINQASAVGSGPCHVNVDKTGKMAALANYGSGSVASYAIKDDGSVSEAASFFQHEGSGADPKRQAGPHAHSVNFSPDNRFAFACDLGLDKVLIYKVDPATGKLTPNEPAFAKTPAGGGPRHLAFHPSGKYVFVNNEMAMTETVFAYDAEKGALTEIETVSTLPEADRGKTGLSTAESLAHPNGRVVYVSNRTHDTIAVFACDPATGKLTLLQNVPVEGEIPRNICLDPTGKWLIAAHQNSGTAALFKVDQDSGKLTFTGTKVNVPGSICVRFLALD
- the tal gene encoding transaldolase translates to MTQLDQLKQHTVVVADTGDFEAMKAYKPQDATTNPSLILAASQKAEYKALVDQAIADGKSGGVDGVMDKLVVAFGLEILKIVPGRVSTEVDARLSFDTQANIDKARHLIGMYEKAGISRERILIKIASTWEGIKAAEVLQKEGINCNLTLLFSLAQAVACAEGGIKLISPFVGRILDWHKKSTGKDYAATEDPGVISVTQIYNYYKHFGYTTEVMGASFRNKGEITELTGCDLLTISPGLLGELAASEEALTPKLNAANAKSLKIERIGSDEKTFRWLFNEDAMATEKTAEGIRNFAKDIVKLETMVKAALG
- the hisF gene encoding imidazole glycerol phosphate synthase subunit HisF translates to MLTKRIIPCLDVKEGRVVKGTKFLQLRDAGDPVECAMVYNAQGADELVFLDITASHEERKTMVDVVARTAASCFMPLTVGGGIRTVADMREMLMAGADKVGINTAAVKTPHVIDEAANAFGCQCLVVAIDAKRNDRGSWTVFTHGGRNVTELDAVEWAAEVCRRGAGEILLTSMDSDGTKAGYDIALTRAVSEAVTIPVIASGGAGNLDHMVDVLRDGKADAVLAASIFHFGEFTVGDVKKYLGARGVPVRL
- a CDS encoding addiction module protein, producing the protein MSLTDFPDLARLPKGQRMKLADELWQSSVDDSSKVPVWHQETLDQRWSDYRNGKVKRISLKELERRVAKR
- a CDS encoding type II toxin-antitoxin system RelE/ParE family toxin, with product MKSQSVEFLEIVEHDLRYARDFYDSWKLNGANDFQERFRESVSWIEWNPDMFPRQYRSFRRAIIRRSYFAIYYVIEPGVTTVVAVLDMRREPKSIQSLLKGRKS
- a CDS encoding TIM barrel protein, producing MTPQNLSRRQFGTLASVSAIAAMLQTQIEAADKAAGGKVRHSACKWCYKDIPLEDFCLAAKEIGLESVELLDPKDFATVKKHGLHCAMVSYPTIEGPGGVKIGPIPKGWNRVEHHDLLVQAYEPLLRDSAKAGFKQVICFSGNREGMSDEQGLENSAKGLQRLLPLCEKLGVTLVMELLNSKVNHPDYMCDHSAWGVSLVKKLASPHFRLLYDIYHMQIMEGDVIATIRRDHESFAHYHTGGVPGRAEIDETQELNYPAIIKAIQETGYTGYLGQEFIPKRKDKLASLKQGVQICTVG
- a CDS encoding ABC-F family ATP-binding cassette domain-containing protein; this encodes MLSVSNVSKTYAGRTLFSQVSFHINRGEKIGLIGPNGAGKSTLFSLLLQDTTPDDGQVVMERGISFGFLPQESAPIEDVTVLELATGHVDEDHRWEIEPKAKRILSGLAFRESDFERNARTLSGGWVMRAHLARLLVQEPDLLLLDEPTNHLDLESLIWFQNYLQSYSGAILMISHDREFLNALTNSILEIAHSKITRYVGNYDNYLREKAARAEQLQGAYDNQQRELAKMQAWVDKFKAKANFASRAQDKAKMIDRIEKVDAPVADAKTVKFRFPQPIRSGQRVIRVKDVDFAYGTQPVYSGLNLEMERGERTVLVGPNGAGKSTLLKLLAGALTPQAGACELGHNVKLGYFAQYRGDVLNMRHTVLESAMDLPSRPGENMCRTLLGSFLFHGDDVFKPVGVLSGGEKSRLVLVRLLLDPPNFLLMDEPTTHLDMGSIDALIGALDQYEGTLVFISHDVHFIRQMAKQVLHVSAGVITPYAGDYQYYLDKSKAGSAREALTATLHNAQPTTWTAPAVREPPKSKQQRRADADARNAFSKAKKELDLRIFKIEQELATLDKRKHEIVNLLQEEAIYADAAQFRVLSAELEAVETKIPKLTSEWEKAAEELEKLVPVPA
- a CDS encoding PQQ-binding-like beta-propeller repeat protein, encoding MHPPRLFIVSLFATSLLVSAETNTLPPGWHQFRGPNRDGISAETGLLKSWPAEGPRLLWEIKGAGAGMGSVTVGKGRVFVVGNRKEGVSLTAFDLMTQEEVWSTVISDKRDQPNGAPTFDGERLYAVSKDGVLACCDVESGELLWRKSYTADLGGLIMSGWGFSESPLVDGDLVIGVPGGNDSIVAAMDKKSGMVKWKSSLPADVGTRGKDGAGYTGVVISNGGGVKQYITLVGRGLVSVRASDGKTLWTYNAVANGTANIPTPLVWDDYVFTSSGYGTGAALLQLKKDGDGVAVEEKYFLKAATFQNHHGGMVRIGDHIYAGSGHNNGIPVCLEWKTGKVVWEQSERPGRESAAVISAEGQLYFRWQDGTMGLMEATPSGYKLHGTFKLPAVKGPSWPHPSIHEKKLLIRAQDQIFCYDLAAG